A single window of Gossypium hirsutum isolate 1008001.06 chromosome A10, Gossypium_hirsutum_v2.1, whole genome shotgun sequence DNA harbors:
- the LOC107902330 gene encoding uncharacterized protein, giving the protein MDGLLVLRFRQVENREILDFGLNSEGVLCFRERVCVPKDFDLRQSILQEVHNSPYAMHPGENKLYRDLRLLQPVKISLWKWQRVTMDFVSVLPLTPAKKDSVWVIVDRLTKSTHFIPVRTDYSLQKFAKLYVDEIVRLHGVRLIRDRLKIASDRQKSYADLKRKEIEYSIGDYVFLKVSPWKKILRFGWKRRLSPRFIGPYHILKRVRPVVYQLELPPELDRIHDVFHVSMLRCYRSDTTHIVLVKKIEVRLDLTFEEEPVQILDREVKVLRRKSIPLVKVHWHNHGSEEATWEPEEAM; this is encoded by the exons ATGGATGGGTTATTGGTTCTTCGTTTTCGACAAGTTGAGAATAGGGAGATTttagattttggactgaatagtgaAGGGGTACTGTGTTTTCGTGAGAGAGTCTGTGTACCGAAGGATTTTGatctgaggcagtctatactgcaagAGGTGCATAATAGtccatatgctatgcatcctggcgaaAACAAGTTATACCGAGATCTTC GCTTACTGCAACCAGTTAAAATTTCACTCTGGAAGTGgcagagggtaaccatggattttgtgagtgtgTTGCCCTTAACGCCTgctaagaaggattcggtatgGGTTATCGTAGATCGATTGACTAAATCTACCCATTTTATACCGGTCCGTACTGATTATTCGCTGCAGAAGTTCGCTAAGTTATATGTGGAtgagattgtgagactgcatggg GTAAGGCTAATTCGAGATCGTTTAAAGATAGCGTCagacagacagaagtcttatgcagacttgaaacgtaaagagaTCGAGTACTCTATAGGggattatgtctttcttaaagtctcaccatggaagaagattctgaggttTGGATGGAAGCGAAggctaagccctaggttcattgggccttatcataTACTGAAGCGTGTGAGACCAGTCGTCTATCAACTTgaattacctccagagttggaccggattcatgatgtattccacgtATCCATGCTAAGGTGTTATCGCTCTGATACCACCCATATAGTTTTAGTCAAGAAAATCGAGGTTAGGCTAGATCTGACGTTCGAGGAGGAGCcagtgcagattttggatcgtgaGGTTAAGGTACTGAGGAGGAAATCTATTCCACTAGTTAAAGTACATTGGCATAATCACGGCTcagaggaagccacgtgggaaccagAGGAGGCTATGTGA
- the LOC121207979 gene encoding uncharacterized protein has translation MELPFGEFDLILGMDWLVKYRASLDCAAKRMVSKTTEDKEGPKNYLHKGCEAFLAYIGVSDSEGSSVKGIRTIKDFPDVFPDELSRFPLSREVKFDIELLPRTAPVSIAPYRMAPKDLVELKAEIQELLDRGFVRPSVSPWGAPVLFVKNKDGSMPNALSRRAVADLRAMVARLSLLDDGSLMVELQVKLT, from the exons ATGGAGCTACCGTTTGGTGAATTCGACCTTatcttggggatggattggctgGTTAAATACCGTGCaagtttggattgtgctgctaagcgtatGGTGTCGAAGACTACTGAGGATAAGGAG GGGCCGAAAAATTATCTtcataagggttgtgaggcgtttcTAGCATACATTGGTGTATCTGATTCTGAGGGTTCTTCGGTCAAAGGTATTAGAACTATTAAAGAttttcctgatgtatttcctgatgAACTCTCAAGGTTTCCTCTGAGCCGTGAGGTCAAGTTTGACATTGAGCTCCTACCGAgaacagctccagtgtccattgccccttataggatggcacctaAGGATCTGGTGGAGTTAAAAGCTGAAATTCAAGAACTACTGGACCGAGGGTTCGTTCGAcccagtgtgtctccatggggagcaccagtgttgttcgtgaaGAATAAGGATGGATCTATGC ctaaTGCACTGAGCCGCAGGGCTGTAGCTGATTTAAGAGCGATGGTTGCTCGTCTCAGCTTacttgatgatggtagcttgatGGTTGAGTTGCAAGTTAAACTGACATAG